One genomic region from Candidatus Nitrosopumilus koreensis AR1 encodes:
- a CDS encoding threonine--tRNA ligase, which translates to MRILQLHCDSIEYTPTKKEIKSAEEIENPQTQRFEEIVVAFVAIEDGDDSSVAKNAISQIKNSMEKIGCKKLLLYPYAHLSSNLAKPSIAMSLLLEMEDGASDLEVSHSPFGWTKSYKVQVKGHPLAESSKVVTKDSASSKDEEVTSDALKGESTIRSYWKIMSPDGTMTNIGDFDFSNHKKLEILAKYESAKQRQVDEPPPHVALMKKLAIADYEPASDSGNMRFFPNGRLIKSLIERYVTDRVKEYGGYEVETPIMYDSEHPSMVSYFNRFPARQYNINSEGKKLFLRFAACFGQFLMANHFQMSYKNLPYRLYELTRYSFRREQSGELVGLRRLRAFTMPDCHAFCKDIPQAIDEIKVRFDLSQSVLKELGIDDSDYDMAIRFTEDFYNENKSSIEELVKKHGRPVLVEMWKEKFFYFVLKWEFNFIDNLGKASALSTDQIDVENGKRYGIEFIDENNTAQNPIILHNSPSGAIERIIYALLEKAADDSKKGKKPQFPLWLAPTQVRIIPLKEEFYDFCENLCNKISAQNVRVDVDDRNESIGKRIREAEKEWIQYILVIGEKEAGSEHLSIRDRQTGNVRELSFGDFMNEINKQTSDKPFTGLNQSVHLSKRPQLMV; encoded by the coding sequence ATGCGAATATTGCAATTACACTGTGATAGTATAGAGTATACTCCTACAAAAAAGGAGATCAAATCAGCTGAGGAAATTGAAAACCCTCAAACTCAAAGATTTGAAGAGATTGTAGTTGCATTTGTTGCAATTGAAGATGGTGATGATTCGTCTGTTGCAAAAAACGCAATATCTCAGATAAAAAACTCAATGGAAAAAATTGGGTGCAAGAAATTATTGTTATATCCTTATGCTCATCTTAGCTCAAATCTTGCAAAACCCTCTATTGCAATGTCTTTGTTACTGGAAATGGAAGATGGAGCATCAGATCTTGAAGTTTCTCATTCTCCTTTTGGTTGGACAAAGTCTTACAAAGTGCAAGTTAAAGGACACCCTCTAGCTGAAAGCTCCAAAGTTGTAACAAAAGATTCTGCATCTTCTAAAGATGAGGAAGTTACATCAGATGCACTAAAAGGGGAATCTACTATTCGCTCTTATTGGAAAATAATGTCTCCTGATGGAACAATGACAAACATTGGTGACTTTGATTTTTCTAATCACAAGAAATTAGAAATATTGGCAAAATATGAATCTGCAAAACAACGTCAGGTTGATGAACCTCCTCCTCATGTTGCATTGATGAAAAAACTTGCAATTGCAGATTATGAACCTGCTTCTGATTCGGGAAACATGAGATTTTTTCCAAATGGTCGTTTAATAAAATCACTAATTGAAAGGTATGTCACTGACCGTGTAAAGGAGTATGGCGGTTATGAAGTTGAAACTCCAATTATGTATGATTCCGAACACCCAAGTATGGTTAGTTACTTTAATCGATTTCCTGCAAGACAATACAATATTAATTCAGAGGGAAAGAAACTTTTTTTGAGATTTGCAGCATGCTTTGGACAATTTTTAATGGCAAATCACTTTCAAATGTCATACAAAAATCTGCCTTACAGGCTATATGAGCTCACGAGATACAGCTTTAGACGTGAACAATCAGGTGAACTAGTTGGATTGAGAAGACTTCGTGCATTCACAATGCCTGATTGCCATGCATTTTGTAAAGATATTCCACAAGCCATAGATGAGATAAAGGTTAGATTTGATTTGTCTCAAAGTGTTCTGAAAGAATTGGGAATAGATGATTCTGATTATGACATGGCAATTCGATTTACTGAAGATTTTTACAATGAAAATAAATCTTCAATCGAAGAACTTGTCAAAAAACATGGAAGACCCGTACTTGTTGAAATGTGGAAAGAAAAATTCTTTTATTTTGTTTTAAAATGGGAATTCAATTTTATTGATAATTTAGGAAAAGCATCTGCATTATCTACAGATCAAATAGATGTTGAAAATGGTAAACGATATGGGATAGAATTTATCGATGAGAATAACACTGCACAAAATCCAATCATTTTGCACAACTCTCCAAGCGGTGCAATTGAACGCATAATCTATGCCTTGTTGGAAAAGGCAGCTGATGACTCAAAGAAAGGTAAAAAACCACAATTTCCATTATGGCTTGCGCCTACCCAAGTTAGAATTATTCCATTAAAAGAAGAATTTTATGATTTTTGTGAAAATCTATGTAACAAAATCTCTGCACAAAATGTACGTGTAGATGTTGATGACAGAAATGAAAGCATTGGAAAAAGAATACGTGAAGCAGAAAAAGAATGGATTCAATACATTCTAGTAATCGGCGAAAAAGAGGCAGGTTCTGAGCATCTTAGCATTCGTGATAGGCAGACAGGAAATGTCAGAGAGTTGTCTTTTGGTGATTTTATGAATGAAATTAACAAACAAACTTCAGACAAACCCTTTACCGGATTGAATCAATCAGTACATCTTTCAAAAAGACCTCAGTTGATGGTGTAG
- a CDS encoding homospermidine biosynthesis protein has protein sequence MDHHNFHGKNIPHIELKPNMKIEDIVEVYAQSGYNGRQLGEAAKLFAKMIDEGATICLTIAGAMTPVGFGGIFKSLIERGFVDWIITTGANVYHEDHFAHKLPVKQGHFDVDDMILYEKGIVRIRDVYIDFEKTMKAEDKIMQDMFKEKFIEKSFTSAELCNFIGKMTQEKAKDPEKSFLASAYKYDVPVYISTIGDSSIAMNLAVHRLRGKKYNFDFVKELLEQAAILYNSKKSGILELGGGVPKNTAQQTGPTLDQILNRDDGGQDYIIQITDARPDTGGLSGATLQEGKSWGKVQDAHEDVITVYADATIAFPILALYAISTQKRRKPKRIFKHLDKFYKKLESDYLNNK, from the coding sequence ATGGACCATCACAATTTCCATGGAAAAAATATTCCTCATATTGAATTGAAACCCAATATGAAGATTGAAGATATTGTAGAGGTCTATGCTCAATCAGGATATAACGGGAGGCAATTAGGAGAAGCTGCAAAACTTTTTGCAAAAATGATAGATGAAGGAGCCACAATTTGTTTAACTATTGCAGGGGCAATGACACCAGTAGGATTTGGAGGAATCTTCAAATCATTAATTGAGAGAGGGTTTGTAGACTGGATTATCACAACAGGAGCTAATGTATATCATGAAGATCATTTTGCACACAAATTACCTGTAAAACAAGGACATTTTGATGTGGATGACATGATTCTGTATGAAAAAGGAATTGTAAGAATTCGTGATGTGTATATTGATTTTGAAAAAACAATGAAGGCAGAAGACAAAATAATGCAAGACATGTTTAAAGAAAAATTTATTGAAAAATCATTCACTAGTGCAGAACTGTGTAATTTCATAGGAAAAATGACTCAAGAAAAAGCTAAAGATCCAGAAAAAAGTTTCTTAGCATCAGCATACAAGTATGATGTTCCAGTATACATTTCAACGATTGGAGACTCGTCAATTGCTATGAATTTAGCAGTACATAGATTACGTGGCAAAAAATACAATTTTGATTTTGTTAAAGAATTATTAGAACAAGCTGCAATTCTATACAACTCAAAAAAATCAGGAATTTTGGAATTGGGGGGAGGAGTTCCAAAGAACACAGCTCAGCAAACAGGACCCACACTAGACCAGATTCTAAACAGAGATGACGGAGGGCAAGATTACATTATACAAATTACTGATGCTAGACCAGACACAGGAGGTCTTTCAGGGGCAACATTACAAGAAGGAAAGAGTTGGGGAAAAGTTCAAGATGCACATGAAGATGTAATTACTGTCTATGCAGATGCAACAATTGCATTTCCGATTCTGGCATTATATGCAATTAGCACACAAAAAAGAAGAAAACCAAAAAGAATTTTCAAACACCTGGACAAATTCTATAAAAAATTAGAGTCAGATTATTTGAATAACAAGTAA
- a CDS encoding 30S ribosomal protein S25: MGGAKKPTAAKKDSSSTPKDSKKSKKDKGEGGPKKAEITVMVNEQQAMKIIQSSKVITVQDMARQTGVKISAANKFLKESAEKGIVKRVGGYSGHHLYQAVSS, from the coding sequence ATGGGTGGAGCAAAAAAACCAACAGCCGCAAAAAAAGATTCATCATCTACTCCTAAAGATTCCAAAAAGAGTAAGAAAGACAAAGGTGAAGGCGGTCCAAAGAAAGCAGAGATCACAGTAATGGTTAACGAACAACAAGCAATGAAGATCATCCAAAGTTCCAAAGTAATTACAGTTCAAGACATGGCAAGACAAACAGGTGTAAAAATTTCTGCAGCAAACAAATTTCTAAAAGAATCTGCAGAAAAAGGAATTGTAAAGCGAGTTGGCGGTTATTCAGGACACCACTTGTATCAAGCAGTCTCCTCATAG
- a CDS encoding cyclophilin-like fold protein: MEIRDKAKITCDLKRHLSPRTVGTIMRSLPLEGHAHLLGKSIVYFETSVDSGIERARSEFKKGDVAFLPSSGSFCFFTNNVEAAKTMTPIGKLTGNVDALKDVKSGDVLCIYEETA; encoded by the coding sequence TTGGAGATTAGAGATAAAGCAAAAATCACATGTGATCTGAAACGACATCTGTCTCCTCGAACTGTTGGGACGATTATGAGATCTTTGCCATTGGAGGGACATGCTCATCTTTTAGGAAAAAGTATTGTTTATTTTGAAACTTCAGTTGACTCTGGAATAGAGCGTGCAAGATCAGAATTCAAAAAAGGCGATGTTGCATTCTTGCCTTCTTCTGGAAGTTTTTGTTTTTTTACAAACAATGTGGAGGCTGCAAAAACAATGACTCCTATAGGAAAACTGACCGGAAATGTTGATGCATTAAAGGATGTTAAATCTGGAGATGTATTGTGTATCTATGAGGAGACTGCTTGA
- a CDS encoding DNA-directed RNA polymerase subunit K, translating into MSDVNKTEVVEVAEDEIPATEEVDEIEVETNAGLTKALDTYRKLIEKKVDADPLTEKEQDDLEKRIKEIESREIVETIIEHEPVEIPCEKGKITIGPPTLTRFEKARIMGARALQLSLGAPPFIPIPKTARISLDISMEELEQRVIPITIRRVLPNGDYQNIPIDYFEK; encoded by the coding sequence TTGTCTGATGTCAATAAAACCGAAGTAGTAGAAGTTGCCGAAGATGAAATTCCTGCAACTGAGGAAGTTGACGAAATAGAAGTTGAAACTAACGCAGGACTAACCAAAGCACTAGACACATATCGAAAATTAATTGAGAAAAAAGTGGATGCAGACCCACTAACTGAAAAAGAACAAGATGATCTTGAAAAGAGAATTAAAGAAATTGAATCCAGAGAAATTGTTGAGACAATTATAGAACATGAGCCAGTTGAGATACCTTGTGAAAAAGGAAAAATTACAATTGGGCCACCAACATTGACCAGATTTGAAAAGGCAAGAATTATGGGTGCAAGAGCATTGCAGTTATCTTTAGGAGCACCGCCATTTATCCCAATTCCAAAAACTGCAAGGATTTCATTGGATATTTCAATGGAAGAATTAGAACAAAGAGTGATCCCAATCACAATTAGAAGAGTTCTTCCAAACGGGGATTACCAAAATATTCCTATCGACTATTTTGAAAAATGA
- a CDS encoding DNA-binding protein produces the protein MLMEETSEPHGQEQTKKSETVVHIGNDPVMQSAVDVLSTIGNTKKVIIRSKGNSIPNAVAVANIITEKMLKGNSKVEKITLDTDAAAGIGRMTSTIEIILIKC, from the coding sequence ATGCTCATGGAAGAGACAAGTGAACCGCACGGTCAAGAGCAGACCAAAAAGTCTGAAACTGTTGTGCATATTGGAAATGATCCTGTAATGCAATCTGCAGTTGATGTGTTATCAACCATAGGAAATACAAAAAAAGTAATCATTAGATCAAAAGGAAACTCAATTCCAAATGCAGTTGCAGTTGCAAACATCATCACTGAAAAAATGCTAAAAGGTAATTCCAAAGTAGAAAAAATTACACTAGATACAGATGCAGCAGCTGGTATTGGAAGAATGACATCAACGATAGAGATTATTTTGATTAAGTGTTAG
- a CDS encoding transcriptional regulator, with product MLLPAEIESKTLIPALRAILAKKLAEDHNIREDEISKMLGVTQAAVSNYIRGTRGDPSLIAKLLAEKQVSDLIDELSSNLSSDMAYTPSSLSKFIGLCNYIKSSLLICEIHHNLESNIDEQVCKECENMLLKGPGSVY from the coding sequence ATGCTACTTCCTGCAGAAATTGAATCGAAAACTCTTATTCCTGCTTTACGCGCAATTCTTGCAAAAAAGCTTGCAGAAGATCACAATATTCGAGAAGATGAAATTTCTAAAATGCTTGGAGTCACACAAGCTGCAGTAAGCAATTACATTCGAGGTACAAGAGGGGATCCATCTTTGATTGCAAAACTTTTGGCAGAAAAACAAGTTTCAGATTTGATTGATGAACTTAGTTCAAATCTTTCATCTGATATGGCATACACCCCATCTAGCTTGTCCAAATTCATAGGATTGTGTAATTACATCAAATCAAGCTTGTTAATCTGTGAAATTCATCATAACTTGGAATCTAATATTGATGAACAAGTATGCAAAGAATGTGAAAACATGCTTTTGAAAGGCCCTGGTAGCGTTTACTAA
- a CDS encoding asparagine synthase C-terminal domain-containing protein codes for MDETSKELYDTLEKSCKSCKSDLISLSGGLDSSIIAYFLKERKPKTLAIIAEDFVSTDLTYCQLVSKEMELPLTIYNVKTADILEAVEQTIKILKNFNDIEIRNNVVMYLAIKWAKNNGIKSIITGDGADELFAGYNFLVHKPEKELESEINRVCSIMHFPTQEIGKALGIEIESPFLNEKVVNLAKKIPANLKIKKEGEKKHGKWILRKTFEKYLPEQIVWREKSPMQEGSGTSGLTNLFESIIEEEKYVEKKLTVEKEDDVIIRSRESMHYYEIFKKLYGSPVDKDAKNTCPYCKHKIVNSKFCRMCGAFPI; via the coding sequence TTGGATGAGACATCTAAGGAACTTTACGATACACTAGAGAAATCATGTAAATCATGCAAATCGGATTTAATTTCACTATCAGGAGGATTAGATAGTTCAATTATTGCATATTTTCTCAAGGAAAGAAAACCAAAAACACTTGCAATAATTGCAGAGGATTTTGTTTCAACTGATCTTACATATTGTCAATTGGTTTCAAAAGAAATGGAGTTACCATTAACAATTTACAATGTGAAAACAGCGGATATTTTAGAAGCAGTTGAGCAAACAATAAAAATTTTAAAAAATTTCAACGATATTGAGATCAGAAACAATGTTGTGATGTATCTTGCCATAAAATGGGCAAAAAATAATGGAATAAAATCAATAATTACTGGAGACGGAGCAGATGAATTGTTTGCAGGGTACAATTTTTTAGTTCACAAACCCGAAAAAGAACTAGAATCGGAAATCAACAGAGTATGCTCAATTATGCATTTTCCAACACAAGAGATAGGAAAAGCGTTGGGAATAGAGATTGAATCGCCATTCCTAAATGAAAAAGTAGTCAATCTTGCAAAAAAGATTCCAGCAAATTTGAAGATAAAAAAAGAGGGTGAGAAAAAACATGGCAAGTGGATATTGCGAAAAACTTTTGAAAAATACCTTCCTGAGCAAATTGTATGGAGAGAGAAATCACCTATGCAGGAAGGTTCAGGAACATCGGGACTAACAAATTTGTTTGAATCAATCATTGAAGAAGAAAAATATGTGGAAAAAAAATTAACTGTCGAAAAAGAAGATGACGTGATTATTAGAAGCAGAGAATCAATGCATTATTATGAAATTTTTAAGAAATTGTATGGATCACCTGTAGATAAAGATGCTAAAAATACATGCCCGTACTGCAAGCACAAGATAGTGAACTCAAAATTTTGCAGGATGTGCGGAGCATTTCCAATCTAA
- a CDS encoding YHS domain-containing protein — translation MPVDPVCGIELDEELALLHEHDGKKFYFCCNGCRRIFIKKPRKYK, via the coding sequence GTGCCAGTTGATCCTGTTTGTGGAATTGAACTTGATGAAGAATTAGCATTACTTCATGAACATGATGGAAAGAAATTTTATTTCTGCTGTAATGGTTGCAGAAGAATATTTATCAAAAAACCTCGTAAATACAAATAA
- a CDS encoding DUF6659 family protein, which yields MSAKIYDYSKICDSILSIDSKIRFAGVINERGRLVAGGMKPNVEPLENEKDDEMIFMELALRVKMRKEFDKQLGVVNFAMASRERALAISVPINEDILYVVSEPDSDYGALPKKILEIVNS from the coding sequence ATGTCTGCAAAGATTTATGATTATTCAAAAATCTGTGATTCAATTTTATCCATTGATTCAAAAATTAGATTTGCAGGTGTGATTAATGAACGAGGTCGATTGGTTGCAGGTGGTATGAAACCAAATGTTGAACCTTTGGAAAACGAAAAGGATGATGAGATGATTTTCATGGAGCTTGCATTACGTGTTAAAATGAGAAAAGAGTTTGATAAGCAACTAGGTGTAGTAAATTTTGCAATGGCCTCACGTGAAAGAGCATTGGCAATAAGTGTCCCAATTAATGAGGATATTTTGTATGTTGTATCTGAACCTGATTCTGATTATGGCGCATTGCCAAAAAAAATACTTGAAATTGTTAATTCCTAG
- a CDS encoding aldo/keto reductase: MITGFATPDGTKKFAQNSGVNQENFKEFQNLTLSNVGIGTYLGDADARTDELVTSAVKQSILSGVNVVDTAINYRAQKAERSVGKAISELVEENKISRDQIFVSTKNGYVTNDADVQLGFWEYVKEEYAQKGVVKEGDITSGYHCMTTTYLSDQLDRSLKNLDLECVDLMYLHNAMEGQIKDVSREQFLKNLQSVFELYEQKRDEGKIKFYGMATWECFRVANDNPQYLSLEDTVNMAKKVGGENNGFKFIQLPFNLYYDQALLGKTQTIENNPVSVLESATRLGIGVFTSVPLMQGRLLQPGVMPEFSDLKPSVRALQFIRSSPGVLAPLIGQKSSEHVSENLEVMKIPPYSEDEFLGLVKKLTS, from the coding sequence ATGATTACTGGATTTGCAACTCCTGACGGAACCAAAAAATTTGCTCAAAATTCAGGTGTAAATCAAGAGAATTTTAAGGAATTTCAAAACCTTACTCTGTCAAATGTTGGAATTGGGACTTACCTTGGTGATGCTGATGCTAGAACTGATGAATTAGTGACTAGTGCAGTAAAACAGTCTATTTTATCTGGAGTGAATGTTGTAGATACTGCAATAAATTATCGTGCACAGAAAGCAGAACGCTCTGTTGGAAAAGCAATTTCAGAACTCGTTGAAGAAAACAAGATTTCACGTGATCAGATATTTGTCTCAACAAAGAATGGATACGTCACAAATGATGCTGATGTTCAGCTTGGATTTTGGGAATATGTCAAAGAAGAGTATGCTCAAAAAGGTGTTGTCAAAGAAGGAGACATCACATCTGGCTACCATTGTATGACTACTACATATCTTTCAGATCAATTAGATCGTAGTTTGAAAAATCTTGATTTAGAATGTGTTGATTTGATGTATCTTCATAATGCAATGGAAGGTCAGATTAAAGATGTCTCTCGAGAACAATTTTTGAAAAACCTTCAATCTGTATTTGAATTGTATGAACAAAAACGCGATGAAGGAAAAATTAAATTCTATGGAATGGCTACTTGGGAATGCTTTAGAGTTGCAAATGATAATCCACAATACCTTTCGTTAGAAGATACAGTAAATATGGCAAAAAAGGTTGGTGGAGAAAATAATGGATTCAAGTTTATTCAATTACCATTCAATTTGTATTATGATCAAGCGTTACTTGGAAAAACCCAAACAATTGAAAATAATCCTGTTTCTGTATTAGAATCTGCCACAAGATTGGGAATTGGTGTTTTTACTAGTGTTCCATTAATGCAAGGCAGGTTATTACAACCTGGTGTGATGCCTGAATTTAGTGATTTGAAACCTTCTGTAAGAGCACTTCAATTCATACGCTCAAGTCCAGGTGTATTGGCTCCTCTGATTGGACAAAAATCTTCAGAACATGTTTCTGAAAATCTCGAAGTAATGAAAATTCCTCCTTATTCTGAAGACGAGTTCCTTGGTCTTGTCAAAAAATTAACTTCTTGA
- a CDS encoding prenyltransferase, with protein MLTVWFRVIRIRFLFASIIAVSVGLALNWWQNSTIDVFDAFLTFAGVLALHASVDLLNDFWDFKRGIDAKTPKTKMSGGTGVLPEGLLKPSSVYRAGIAFLLIGSAIGAYFVITDGIIIAIILGFAILSIYFYSTKIVDSGLGEFFVAVKGAMIIMGTFFIQSGQITTESILAGMVVGSLSSLVLFIASFPDHDADKSKGRKTLVIVVGKQNATKLFWIFPFVSCSAIIVGVSLNLFPLLSLISFLSIPLVIKSGFGLKKTYDSVEKLIPFMSSTLMFSRITGVLFVISFLLDSVV; from the coding sequence ATGCTCACTGTATGGTTTAGAGTCATTCGAATTCGTTTTTTGTTTGCATCTATAATTGCAGTCTCTGTAGGTCTTGCTTTGAATTGGTGGCAAAATTCAACTATTGATGTATTTGATGCATTTTTGACTTTTGCAGGAGTTTTGGCACTTCATGCGAGTGTTGATTTACTAAATGATTTTTGGGATTTTAAACGTGGAATAGATGCAAAGACTCCAAAAACAAAGATGAGTGGTGGAACTGGTGTTCTTCCAGAAGGATTACTAAAACCATCTAGTGTATATCGCGCTGGAATTGCATTTCTATTAATTGGCTCTGCAATTGGGGCATATTTTGTAATTACTGATGGAATAATCATTGCAATTATTCTGGGATTTGCAATACTGTCTATCTACTTTTACTCTACAAAAATTGTTGATTCTGGATTAGGGGAATTTTTTGTTGCAGTAAAGGGGGCTATGATTATAATGGGAACTTTTTTTATTCAATCTGGACAAATAACTACCGAATCAATTCTTGCAGGAATGGTTGTTGGCTCTCTGTCTTCGTTGGTTTTATTCATTGCATCGTTTCCAGATCATGATGCAGACAAATCAAAAGGCAGAAAAACACTGGTGATAGTGGTTGGAAAACAAAATGCAACAAAACTGTTTTGGATATTTCCCTTTGTATCTTGCTCTGCAATAATTGTGGGTGTATCTCTAAATCTGTTTCCTCTTCTTTCTTTGATTAGTTTTTTGAGCATTCCTTTGGTGATAAAATCTGGATTTGGTTTAAAGAAAACCTATGATTCTGTTGAAAAATTAATTCCTTTCATGTCTTCTACTTTGATGTTTAGTAGAATTACAGGCGTCTTGTTTGTTATTAGTTTTTTACTTGATTCTGTGGTCTAA